The following coding sequences are from one Nilaparvata lugens isolate BPH chromosome 4, ASM1435652v1, whole genome shotgun sequence window:
- the LOC111048467 gene encoding uncharacterized protein LOC111048467, which produces MCHINAQSLPAHFDEFELMLSRVNIDLIAISETFLKPSLLSSYFEAPGYTLFRNDRTGKGGGGVAVYIRSQFPAKVVASSPQLYSCSPEFLMVEVTVGSENLLVVVVYRPPKAGRLFILESDLVNVMHRYQHVITLGDFNADQMKDTFESRQVRSLFESMNMTILDSSPTFHTETCHTLLDLAIVSDPDFVLSNGQMSFSMSAHDLIYIIYSLEHNIRYTSNSKGRNLRDIDLDRCFADAVEKPWHDIVHLDDIDDKVNAFNSMVLSIFDQHAPERDFKVQRRPCPWFNREISLLRRERDKARCDHSRTGCSVDFVRYKTLRNQLRAHKDECISALIHLKFDH; this is translated from the exons ATGTGTCATATCAACGCCCAATCTCTACCGGCGCACTTTGATGAGTTCGAATTGATGCTCTCACGtgttaatattgatcttattgcCATAAGTGAAACGTTTTTGAAGCCAAGTCTTCTGTCTAGCTATTTTGAGGCCCCTGGGTATACCCTATTCAGGAACGACCGAACGGGTAAGGGTGGCGGAGGTGTTGCTGTGTACATTCGATCGCAGTTTCCGGCCAAAGTAGTTGCATCGTCACCCCAATTATACTCATGTTCACCTGAATTTCTGATGGTTGAAGTGACGGTTGGCTCAGAGAACTTGTTGGTTGTGGTTGTATATCGACCTCCCAAAGCAGGTAGATTGTTCATCCTTGAAAGCGACCTGGTTAATGTTATGCATAGGTATCAGCATGTAATCACTCTAGGGGATTTCAATGCAGACCAGATGAAGGATACATTTGAAAGTAGGCAGGTGAGGTCCCTATTCGAGTCGATGAATATGACAATTCTCGATAGTTCACCCACTTTCCATACTGAGACTTGCCACACGTTGCTTGATCTTGCGATAGTCAGTGATCCAGATTTTGTCCTATCGAATGGTCAAATGTCATTCAGTATGTCAGCTCATGATTTGATCTATATCATCTATAGTCTCGAACATAACATCAGATATACTTCAAATAGTAAAGGCAGGAATCTGAGGGATATTGATCTGGACCGTTGCTTTGCTGATGCTGTGGAAAAGCCTTGGCACGATATTGTGCATTTGGATGATATCGATGATAAGGTGAATGCTTTCAACTCCATGGTTTTGTCAATTTTCGATCAACATGCACCGGAACGTGACTTCAAGGTCCAGCGTAGACCATGCCCTTGGTTTAATAGGGAGATATCTCTACTGAGGCGTGAGAGAGACAAAGCTAGGTGCGACCATTCGAGGACCGGCTGCAGTGTAGACTTTGTAAGGTATAAGACTTTGAGAAACCAGTTGAG AGCtcacaaggacgaatgcatctctgctctaattcatctcaaattcgaCCATTAG
- the LOC120350872 gene encoding uncharacterized protein LOC120350872 — translation MSSSSSSDSEQSPSEFEVSLLRLPIDLKVKSLDKSELLELGKQLGIHIPQSVNIEYLRFAVDLAKKVCIYVDHDSGARDALSRLLKLGSLSQRDRIIFPMLADYERIVGKLGRNQEHIYDTVAPDNLANILIPENNMAGNDKRPFAKPESYGGTKSEDFNEWLKTFNRAAKINKWDEDDKILYLPLYLKKTALAIFDIFSDKNENATFLDAVGHLKSKLVDPVHEETTRQKLENRNKLPTETYTEYTADIIKLCHILEPQMSEKRIVGYVLRGLDVGALQHVAFMDNASVEDLEKNLAKYERSRFLLDKKLGMHNASILSDDEEDDCQFKQKGLCLIPRKKMSNSATQATCLHLLTSEADVSELREVCKFDCKATDNQTLITRLREDTFLFHNTGKKTTIRCKNSTTEVPSNSPGTLSLHIPCNCELQDDNGDVLISTLYPCDSRSHPSPAINNLIPHMWTNLSKLSIPIFKHETLPQYLNLSEILNENWHLNFSKFEEHNSFSEDIFHHVEMPNNFDLLGVNNKLIIYILLSGKH, via the exons atGAGTAGCTCTAGTTCTAGTGACTCTGAACAATCACCTAGTGAATTCGAGGTTTCATTATTACGTTTACCTATTGATTTGAAAGTAAAATCTCTGGATAAATCAGAATTATTAGAGCTAGGCAAACAGTTAGGTATTCACATCCCTCAATCTGTTAATATTGAATACTTGAGATTCGCTGTTGACTTGGCAaaaaaagtttgtatttatgtGGACCACGATTCAGGAGCTAGAGATGCTCTAAGTCGATTACTTAAGTTAGGGTCCCTGTCTCAACGCGATCGTATTATCTTCCCTATGTTAGCCGATTACGAGCGAATAGTAGGCAAGCTAGGCAGAAATCAAGAACACATCTACGACACAGTAGCTCCCGATAACTTAGCAAATATCCTAATTCCAGAAAATAATATGGCAGGGAATGATAAAAGACCCTTTGCGAAACCCGAAAGCTATGGGGGTACAAAGAGTGAAGACTTCAACGAGTGGTTGAAAACCTTCAATAGGGcagcaaaaataaataagtgggaTGAGGATGATAAAATCTTGTATTTACCCCTCTACCTCAAGAAAACAGCATTGGCAATTTTCGACATATTttcggataaaaatgaaaacgcgACATTTCTTGATGCAGTAGGCCACTTAAAAAGTAAACTTGTAGACCCTGTTCATGAAGAGACAACCAGACAAAAACtcgaaaacagaaacaaattacCAACAGAAACATACACAGAATACACAGCAGATATAATAAAACTTTGTCACATTCTTGAGCCTCAAATGTCAGAGAAAAGAATAGTAGGATATGTTTTGAGAGGCTTAGACGTAGGAGCattgcaacatgttgctttcaTGGACAATGCATCAGTTGAAGATTTAGAGAAAAATCTCGCCAAATATGAAAGATCTCGCTTCCTTCTAGACAAAAAGTTAGGAATGCATAATGCTTCA ATCCTGTCAGATGACGAAGAAGACGATTGCCAGTTCAAGCAGAAAGGCCTCTGCTTGATTCCGAGGAAAAAGATGTCGAACTCCGCCACCCAAGCCACTTGTCTCCACCTTCTAACATCAGAAGCAGACGTATCGGAGCTACGAGAAGTCTGCAAATTTGATTGTAAAGCAACTGACAATCAAACCCTAATCACTCGCCTACGAGAAGACACCTTCCTATTCCACAACACCGGCAAAAAGACGACAATTCGCTGTAAAAACTCAACAACTGAGGTCCCAAGCAACAGTCCAGGAACCCTATCACTCCACATCCCTTGCAACTGCGAACTTCAAGACGACAACGGCGACGTACTGATAAGCACTCTTTATCCTTGCGACTCCCGTTCCCATCCTTCTCCAgctattaataacttaattcctcACATGTGgacaaatttatctaaattgagCATCCCAATTTTTAAACATGAGACTCTGCCTCAGTACTTAAACCTTTCGGAAATCTTAAATGAAAATTggcacttgaatttttcaaaatttgaagagcaCAACTCATTCTCAGAAGACATTTTCCATCATGTTGAAATGCCAAATAACTTTGATTTGTTAGGGGTGAACAATAAACTGatcatttatatattattgtctGGCAAACACTGA